The sequence GATCCCCATGTGCAGCACCTCCATGCCTACGGCAAACCCGACCGCGGTTCCGACGGTGACCGGGCGCCCTCTGTGGGCGTAATAGATCGCCCCGCCGAGAGCGCCGGCAAGGACCGTCGAGAGTGAGCAGGGAATGGCGGTGAACCCTCCAAGTCCCATCCTGAAGGCGCCGCCGATGAGCCCTGCGCCGATACCGACCACCGGTCCGCAGAAGACGCCTGCAACCATGGGGCCGAGGTCCCGCACATTGATCGGTGCGCCGAGCACCTCGACGCCGCTCAGGGTCCCGTATATCGATAGGATGCCGAAAAACAGGATCAGGTACACCCCGCCCCTGAACGAAAGCCGCCGTTCAAGCGCTTCGGTGAAGATCTCGGTCCTGGTGATGAAGTAGGCTGCGACGATGATGACGCAGATCATCTGCAGGAGAACGAGCAGATCCAGGATTTCAGCGTTCATCCGGTCAGTCTCTTTCTCTCAGTAGCCTCCTCGACACTTTCATAGACCGAAAATATCCTCAGGAATCCGGATATTTCGAAGACTTCCCGTACGAAGGGCGTCAGGGCGGCTATCGAGAGATCCCCACCCGATCTCTTGAGGTTCTTCTTTGCCGCAAGGAGCACACGAAGGCCGGAACTGCTGATATACTCAAGTCCTCCCATCTCGACGATGATCGCGCGCTCGCCGCCGTCGATGAGTCGGGAAAGCTCAGTGTCCAGGAGGCCGGCCGAAGAGGCATCAATCCTCCCTGTTACTGATATAACAGCACCTGATTCGCCCGTATGCGCAGATATGCCACAGGCATTCGCCATCAATATTTGCATGTCATTAAGACCATAAGTAGATTGTCTTTCTGCGCTTGAAGCGATGGGGCTTCCTTCTGAAAAAACGGCATTTCAGGGCGCCGGCATCTCCGGTGCTCGCCGGATCGGGCCGGGGGTCCTGCTCCCCGTGACGCCGGCTTCATGCTCCTGCACCAGTGCTCGTTGTCATCTTCAATGTAGAGATCTCCCGTCTCTCTTCGCGACCTTCGCGTACTTCTGCGTGAGACGTTGGTACTCTCTAGTACCCCTCACGCGAAGCCGCGAAGACCGCGAAGGGGCGTTGCAGGGGATTATACCGAACTTCGCGCACTCCCGCGTGGCTTTCCGCGTGAGACCGACGTTCTGCACCAGGACCCGCAAGATATGGTGAAATGGCCCACTAATCGTTCCCGGAGGGTTCACCCGCAGGGCACCGATCCCGAACGTGAGCGCGGTGAGCCTGCCGGCGGGGACGGCAACAGGACCTTTAAATATCAGGGGATGAAGAGGGTATTTCTAGCGGGACGTCAGGATCGGCGAGTACAATGGAGGACGCGCATCCTCCCCTGGTTGAATCCGTGGTCTCGGCGCTGTGATACCATGACGGTGAAGGTGATAAGTTTCTTCCAGGAGGGCTGCATGGGGTGCGAGGAGCAGGCCCCGGTCCTCCAGGAAGTCGAGAAGGACCTCGGGATCGAGATCGAGGTGATCGATGCCGTGAAGAACCCGCAGTATATCAAGGAGTATAAACTCCGGGTGACGCCGACAACCCTCGTTATCGAGGGTGATGAGGTCAGGGAGCGGATGGAGGGCTTCGTCCACCGTGAAGACCTCGAGGCTGCTATCCGGCGTCACCTGCCCGGATAACCCGGCGTTGCAGTTCTCTTTTTGTGGTATCCGGGGCTCTCCCGGGAGGGGCGGACGGTCTGCGGCCGCTAAACCTCTCTCCGCAGCGTAGTTCTCATAAGCCCCCGCCCGGCCTCCGGCCCCCGGGAGCGCCAAAAAACAGTGATGGACAAAAACCCCGGCTGGGAGGATCACCACCTGCGGGGGCGCCCCTCGAGGTAGCCGTAGATCCTCTTTATCCGGCGGGCCACTGTCTTCCAGCCTTCTTTGCGTATGACCGGGCCGTCGCGGAGTTTTATATGCGATATCCTGATCCGCCGCCCGCCGAAGGTATAGGTCTCCCCGACGACGAACTCGTCCTCCCCCTCAGCGGACTGGTAGAGCGGGATGGTCGTGCGCCCGGAGTGGACGGACGCCCTCACCACGACCTGCTCGATCCCCCGGGTCCAGAGGGTCGTCACCTCTGTGGCCTCCGCCCGGCGGACTCTCTTCTCCCCGGCCTCGATGCCGGTGACCTCGACCCCGATCGCCTCGTCCCCGCACTCTGCAACGATATGGTCCCCGAGGGTTACGACCTCATCTTCGAGCATCTCCACGCTGCAGACCTCCGATTCCGTCTCCCGGCTCACGATCGCCTTGACGGTGAGGATTCGGGGTTCAGGGGGCTTTGGCACCCTGTGCACCCGACCGCACTCGCTGCACTGCACAACCAGTTCGGCGGCCTCCCGGAGAACCTGGTGTTCGCACTCTTCCTTACACGCGGGGCAGACGATAGTAATCATTCAATAGCAATGGAATCCCTCTCCTAATTAAGCATGAAGGCGAGGGATACCGTGCGGGCACGGGGGCACCCGCTGGTCCAGGGCACCCACCCGACGACGTTTGAGGTAACGAGAGACGAGACACTGACGCTATCAGGCGACTGCATCATCGGCATCGCCGCTGACAAAGGTGCAGCCGACCTCGACCCCAACCTGAGGGCGCTGCTCTGCGACGACCGGGCGGTGCTCACGACCAGGCTTGTTGCCGGCGGCCAGACCGTTGTCGTCAGGTCGCAAGGATCTGCGGCGTTCACCCTGGACCACCCCGCCGACCTTGTCTGGCGGCGAAGCGACTTTGTCTCCGACCGGACTGTCGGCATCCGCTCCGATCATGTCGCGGCCGCGCTCCCCCGGGAGTTCATTGAGGCGCTCCGGCGGGGGGAGGAACTGGTGGTCGAGCTCGAGGCCGAGATCCCGGAGGGGACCTGACCCGCGTTCGGTAGGTCGCTCTCCCCACGTTCGGGGGAACCGCTTATCGGGTGATCCGCATCCCGTCCCGGATCTCTCCAGGCACCAGCAACCCAACGGCAAGGAGGAGCGCGACCGCGAAGACCAGGATCAGCCCTGTCGGGTCGCTCCGAGGAGATGCAGGACTGTAAAGACGCCTAAAACGAAGACGGTTATTATTGCCCCTGCTTCCTCATCCACCATGATGGAGAATGCACCATCCGGACAGAACCGGGGAAGGCCAGAGTCCAGACTCAGTACTCCGCTAAATTGTTTGAGACAGTCCTCAGGAGGTCAATCCATCGTCTTTCCTTCGCATTCTCACGCGTGCTTCCGCGTGAGTTTTTAGCACAGGGGGTGATCGAGCATCACGCGAAGGACCCGAAGCCGTGAAGTCCGGCGCCTGGATGCTGCGATCCCGTTTTACGTCGTCGCGCGAGGCTGCATTGCTCAATGTCGGATGCTAAAATTAGTGAAGTACTGAGACCATCCTCCACTTGTGGGCCCCGGCACGGTTCCTCCTCTGGCTATCGCCACGCACTGCCCCCGCCCCGGGTAGGGCGGGGGAGGAGCGCCGAATGGGCGGGCGGGGTGGGGGACGAAGGCCAGATGTGGTCTGTTAATTCAGAATCGTTGCGCTAGTCGCGGCCGAGCTCCGTGAGTTTCATCTCGGCCTCGCCGAGGAGGTCCTCGCACTGCTTCACAAGGAGGGCGCCGCGCTCGTACATGGCGATACTCTCTTCAAGGCTTCCATCCCCGTCTTCCAGTCTCCGGACAATCCCACGCAGCTCTTCCAGCATCTCTTCAAACGTCTTTGTCATGAGTTATATCCTCCACGACGGCCCTGCACCGACCGTCCTTCATCCGCAGCACCACATGCTCCCCCGGGCTGAGGTCGCCAGCACTCTTCACGATCCTCCCGCCCGACTCGGCGATGCAGTAGCCCCGCTTCAGGATGGCGAGCGGGTTCTTCCCGGCGAGGCTCGCCCTGACCTCGGCGAGCGCGGAGCGCTCCCGCTGCACCCGGGAAAGCGCCGCCCGCCTGAGCAGTTCCTCGTGCTCGGCGAGGCGCTGCATCCGCTCATGGATCCGGCGTGTGAGCCGCCGGGGGTGCATGCGCGCCCGCAGGTCCTCAACCTCACGCCCTGCGGCATCGATGCGGTGGGAGAGGAGCGCCCCCATCCTCTCCTCGTATCCGGCGAGGTCCCTGAGCACCTCCCGGCGGTCGGGCACAGCCCGTTCGGCAGCCGCCGACGGCGTCGGCGCCCTGAGGTCAGCGGCAAAATCGCAGAGCGCGGTATCCACCTCGTGCCCGACGGCGCTGATCACCGGGGTCCTGCAGCGAGCGACGGCCCGCACGACGTCCGGGTGGTTGAAGGGGAAGAGGTCCTCGAAACTCCCGCCCCCGCGGCCGACGATGATCACGTCCACGAGCCCGTCGACCCGCTGGATCGCTTCCGTGATCTCGGTATGCGCCCCCTCGCCCTGGACGGCAGTCGGTGAGAGGACCACTTCCGCGGCCGGATACCGCCGGGAGATGACCGAGAGGATATCCTTCAGCGCCGCGCCGGTCGGGGAGGTAACCACACCGACCCGGTGCGGGAATGCGGGCAGGGGTCGTCTTCGTTCCGGGGAGAAGAGCCCTTCGGCATCGAGTTCCCGTTTCCAGCGCTCCACCATCAGGTGGCGCTCGCCGCGGCCTGCCGGGAGCATCTCCCTGACAATCAGCTGGTACCTGCCGTGGGGCTCGTAGACCTCCACCGTTCCCCAGGCGAGGACGTCCATACCGTTCTTCGGCGTAAATTCGAGCCCCGAGGCGTAGGTGCGCCACATGACGCAGTTGATCAGCGCCGAACTTCTCCCGTTCTGCTCCGAAAGCGAGAAGTAGCGGTGACCGGAGGCATGGTCCTTATAGTTGGTCATCTCCCCCCGCACCCAGATCTGGTGCAGGCGCATGTCGTCGAGGAGGTCGCAGATAAGCCCGGAGACCTCTGAAACCCCGAGAATCGGAGTCCCAAAGAGGTCCGGACTGCCGGAAGGACCGCGCATAACAATCACAATCTATTAGACCGATCGTTTATATCAACTACTCTTATGGGTCGAATCGCCGTCTCGACAATGTTCTTCCACGAGTACCCGTGCGACTACATCTTTGACTACGTCGCCGAGGCCGGGCTTGACAGTCTCGAGTTTTGGGTCGAGACGCCGCACTTCTGGCTTCGCGGCCTCCCTGAGGACGACCTTGTACGGTGTATCGCCGACCACCCGGAACTCTCGCCGATCACCGTTCACGCACCGTCGCTCGACTTAAACCCCTGCTCCATCAACCCGAAGGTCGCCGGGATATCGGTCGACTACGCCATCGAGGCGGTCAGGATGGCGGACCGGGTCGGTGCCGACGTGATCACCGTCCATCCCGGCCGGCGGACCGCAAAACGCCACCCGAGCGCCTACGACTTCCGGCGGTTCGAAGAGTACATCGACCGGCTCCGGGAAGCCGCAGGGCAGACGCGGGTGCGGGTGGCGATCGAGAACCTGGAACCCCGGGTCAACGCCCTCCTCTCCATGGCGGACGACGCGGCTGAGGTGCTCGAGCAGGAGCCCTGGCTCTGGTTCACGCTGGATATGGGGCACGCCATGATGACATCCTGCGACGAAGTGATCCGGTTCATCGACCTCTGCATAGACCGGATGGCAAACATCCACGTCAGCGCAATCGGGGGAAACGGGCGGCCCCACCACCCCATCCACGACGACCCCTCTGCTACCCGAGTACTTGCGGAACTTGCCGACCGTGGCTACGACGGATACCTCACCCTGGAACTTGAGGATATGGTATTTCCAGGCTCTCTCTCCTCAGAAGAGAAGATTGTGCTCTTGATGCGGGAATTGGAGGCATTGGATGCGATATTCTCCTGAAGCGCTGGTTTTATAATCTCTGCCCACAACATAATTCATATATCCTCAACAATTAATCAGATATTAGATGCAGCCGTTCACTGCGGCGTGGAGTAAATGGTAATCATAGACCTAGTAACCGTAGAGATCATATTATTTTTCATCTGTTTGCTCCTATCGGGCTTCTTCTCAAGTTCTGAAGTCGCTCTCATATCGATAACCCGGGCGAAAGTCCATGCACTCCTCAACCAGGGGCGAAAAGGAGCAGAAGCGCTCGACATCCTGAAACGGTCGACCGATACCGTCCTGATCACCATCCTCATCGGGAACAATATCGTCAACATCGCCGCAGCATCACTCGCGACCGCTATTGCCATCGGCATCTACGGCGACGTCGGTATCGGGATAGCGACCGGTGTTACGGTCATCCTGATGCTGATCTTCGGCGAGATCGGGCCGAAGATGTATGCATCCCGGCACACCGAGGAACTTGCGCTCCGCGTCGCCCTGCCCATCCTCTACCTCTCAAAGGTGATCTACCCGGTGCTCTGGGTCTCAGACCATATCAAGCAGCAGTTCGCCTTCAGGCCGGAGGTGACCGAACCGGTCGTCACAGAAGAGGAGATCAAGGAGTGGATCGACGTCGGCGAGGAGGAGGGAACAATCGAGGAACAGGAGCGGGAGATGCTCTACTCGGTGTTGCGCTTCGGCGACACGACAGTTCGCGAGGTGATGACGCCCCGTGTCGACGTCGTTATGATCGAAGATACAAGCACCCTCGAAAACGCCCTCTCCATCTTCAACGAGACCGGTTTTTCCCGGATCCCGGTCTACCATGAGCAGATTGATAACGTCGTCGGGCTCTTAAACATCAAGGACATCTTTGCGGCTGCCTTTCGCCAGCAGATGGACGTGACGATCAAAGACCTGATGTACGAGCCCTGTTTTGTCCCGGAGAGCAAGAAGATCGACGAACTCTTAAAAGAACTCCAGGTGATGAAACAGCATATGGCGGTCGTCCTCGACGAGTACGGATCGTTTGCCGGTATCGTGACGGTCGAGGATATGCTCGAAGAACTGGTGGGCGAGATCATGGACGAGTTCGATGAGGAGGAGCCCGAGGTGCAGAAGATCGGGGAGGGTGTCTACCTGGTCGACGCACAGGCGTGGGTGGGACACCTCAACGAGGATCTGAACCTCAGCCTCCCGGAGACGGACTCGTATGAGACCATTGGCGGCCTGGTCATCGACCGGCTGGGACATATCCCCCGCCGTGGTGAGGTGGCCAGGATCGATGAGAGCAACATCAAACTGGTGGTGACGCAGATGCAGGGCCGGCGGATTGTCAAGGTGAAACTGGTCATCACCCCCCCGGTCGTGCCGGAGGAGTCCGGATGAGGAAAAGACCCATGGATCCAGAGATACCTGTTTGCAGAAAAAGGATTGCAGTGCTCGCCTCGGGGAGAGGATCAAACTTTCAGGCAGTGATCGACGCCATCGCGGCCGGGGATATCCCGGCGGTCTGTGTCGGCCTCGTCACCGACAACCCCGGTGCATACGCAATAGAGCGGGCCAGGGCCGCCGGCATCCCGGTGACGGTCGTCGAGTATGCGCGGTTCCCCTCGAAGGCCGCCTACGAAGAGGCACTGCTTGCGGCGATGCGGAACTGTCGTGCCGACCTCTTTGTCCTCGCCGGTTACATGCGGATCCTCGGGTCCGCCATCGTGCACGAGTTCTCGGGCCGGATGATGAACATCCACCCCGCCCTGCTCCCGGCGTTCGCCGGCCTGCACGCGCAGAGGCAGGCGATCGAGTACGGGGTGAAGGTCGCGGGCTGCACCGTCCACCTCGTGGATGAAGGGATGGATACCGGCCCCATCGTCGTCCAGCGGTGCGTGCCGATCCTCCCGGGCGACGACGAATCAATGCTTGCCGACCGGATCCTCATCGAGGAGCACGAAGCCCTCCCGCTCGCCGTGAAACTCTTCTGCGAAGAACGCCTTGAGGTCACCGGGCGGCGGGTGCGGATCCGCTGACCCCGGACATCAAAATCTTATACTCTTCCGCCTCCAATCTCAAGACCTACTATCTCGATGGAACGGATCGCACCATGGCAGATACAACACGAAAAACAGGCTCCCGGAGGCTCGCACGCGAGAGGATCGAGATCCTCTTCGCGCGTGCTGCGGAGTTCTACCCTGAAAACCCCGTGTGGAGCAACCGCTGTGTGGAACTGGCGCGAAAGATCGGCATGCGTCACCGGATACGGATAGACCGGCACCTGAGGCGCCAGTTCTGCCGCCGGTGCAATGCCTACCTGGTCCCGGGGTCGAACGCGCGGGTCAGGATCCACCGGGGATATGTGATCGTCACCTGCCTTGCCTGTGGGCACCGGTCACGGTACCCGGTCGGGAGGCCTCGATCGTGAGGAAAGAATCGTTCCAGGACCTCAAGCCCACCATCTGGATCGGGAAGCGGGGTGCAACGAGCGTCATGATCGATGAGATCCGGCGCCAGCTCAAGAGCCGTAAGATCGTCAAGGTCAGGTGGCTCCGGAATACGGAGGTCGATCCTGAGAGTATAGCGGCATCGGCCGGTGCTGACCTCCTGGAGGTCCGGGGGCGGACACTCGTCCTCGCGGAGCGGCGGAGCCGATCGCCCGGCCGGGATTCTCGAAATATATAAAACATCACTGGACGAATATGTAAAGACTGTTAGCGATAGAGAGGTTCATCTATGACGACTGTATATGACATCCCCGCCGATATCCTTATCCGGCAGGTGGCAGAAGAACTCAAGAAAAACCCGCAGATTCAGCCCCCGGACTGGGCCGCTTTTGCGAAGACGGGGGTACACAAAGAGATGCCTCCCGAGAATGACGACTGGTGGTACGTGCGTGCGGCGTCGGTCTTCCGGCGTGTCTATATCGACGGTCCGGTCGGAACCCAGAAGATGCGCTCAATCTACGGCGGCAAGCGTAACCGGGGTTCGGCCCCGGGGCAGTTCCGGCGGGGAAGCGGTTCGATCATCAGGAAGGTTCTTCAACAGCTCGAGGCGGCCGGATACGTCTCCCACACCAGTGAGGGACGCACGGTCACTGCGGCCGGCAGGTCGTTCCTCGACAACGTCGCGCACGGCCTGAAGGCCGAGGCCGCCGGGACTGCACCGGGACTTGCGAAATACTAATCTAATGGAGGTATGACTGATGGTAGATGACGAACTCGCGGAAATCCGCCGCCGGAGGATGGAACAGCTGCAGCGGCAGGCGATGGACCAGCAGGCTGTGGAAGAAGAGGCTTTGCGCCAGCAGCAGATCGAATCACAGATCCGCCTCGCGCTCATGGAGATCCTCGAGCCTGAAGCGAGGGAGAGGCTCAATACCATCAAGTTGACCCGGCCGGAGTTTGCGAAAGCGGTTGAGCAGCAGCTTGTGATGCTGGCCCAGGGCGGGAGGATCCGGCAGCGGATCACCGACGACCAGCTCAAGAGCCTGCTTGTGCAGTTGACGCCGTCAAAGAAAGAGTTCAGGATTACACGGAAATAATGGAAGCAGGTGTGCTCTTCTCGGGAGGGAAAGACAGCGCGCTGGCGGCGATCCTGCTTGCGCGTGATTACGGCGTGGAGTTGAATACCTGTGTCTTCGACCCCAACCGGAAGGTTCCGGCGGTGCAGGCCGCGGCGGCCGCCCTGAACCTCCCCCTCCGCATAAGGGTGCTCGGGAATGACCTCCTTGAGGAGGCCGTCGACCTGCTTCTGTCGTGTGGTTATCCAAACGACGCGATCAGCATGATCCACCGGGCGGCTGTCGAGACCCTCGCGGCTGAGTATGCGGTTGTCGGTGACGGCACCCGCCGGGACGACCGTGTCCCCAGGCTCGAGCGGTCCGAGGTGCAGCACCTGGAGACAACCACCGGTTGCTCCTATGTCAGGCCGCTGCTTGGCTACGGAAAACCGGAGGTGGAGCGCCTTGCAGGAAGGCTGCTTGTGGTGCAGTACGGGGAGACAGGCAGTATCGGGAACGGCGACTACGAGCAGGAGATCCGGGGGGCTATCTGTGCCCGCGGTATCGATCCGGCATCGTTCTTCCCTCCCAACCACCTGCAGTCGCTGGTGGTCGGCAGGAAGGAGACCTGAAATATTGCGAGAGTGAGTTATGAGCAAGGTAGTGAAGGGCCGGAAGATCCGGCTGGCAAAGGCATGCGAGCAGAACCGCCGCGTGCCGGCATGGGTGATGATCAGGACCAAACGTGCGGTTGCGTCGCATCCGAAACGGCGCAACTGGAGACGGAGTACCTTAAAGGTGTAGGGTTATGGCAGAGGCATTAAAGGAGCATATCTATATCATACCTCTCCGTGAGGTGAAGCGTGCGCCCCGGTGGAAGCGGGGTAACACTGCTATCAAGGATATCAGGGCGTTTCTCGAACGGCACATGAAGAGCGAGGACGTCAAACTGGACCGAAGCATCAATGAGAAGGTCTGGGAGAACGGCAGTGGAAAGCCCCCGCGAAAGATTCGCGTCCGCGCGATGAAGTTCGAGGACGGGCAGGTCCAGGCCGAGCTCGCTGAGGAGTGAAATGACAGGGACGATCGATCTTTCCGGTGATCCAAACATCGGTGTGTACGCCCGCGTCTTTGAGGACGTGGCGATCGTGTACCCCGGGGCTCCCCGGGAATTCACCGACGCTCTCGCGGAGGAGCTCGATGTCGAGATCGTGGTCACCTCCATCCAGGGAAGCGCCATCATCGGTTCGCTTGTTGCGGGAAACAGTCAGGGCCTGGTCGTCAGCGGTCTTGCCGCCGCCGACGAGGTGGCTGCCCTCGAGGAGTACCGGGATGTTCTCCTGTTTGAGGGGTCCATGAACGCGGCAGGCAACGTCATCCTCGCCAACGACTATGTCGCCGCTGTCCATCCCGATATGGAGATCGACGTCGCTGAAGAGATCGGGTCGTTCCTCTCAGTGCCGGTGGTCAGGCTCTCGCTTGGAGGCATCAAGACCGTCGGCATGGCCGGATACGCAACGAACAGGGGGATCCTTGTTCACCCGCGGGCCAACGAGACGGAGGTCGCCACCCTTGAGCGGGTCGTCGACCTTCCTATCGGCCTTGGTTCGGTGAACATGGGCAGCGGCCTCGTCGGCACCGGAGTCCTTGCGAACAGCAAGGGATACATTGCAGGGTCCTTCACGAGCGGGTTTGAGCTGGGACGAATAGAAGAAGTCTTTGGGTTTTTGGAGTGAGTGAGTCATGGAGAACCAGACGTTTGAAGTTGTGGGCGCGTGTATGATCAAGAACGAGTGGAAACCCTACCGGAAGGTAGTCGCGGCCCCGAACGAGAACCAGGCAAAAGAGCGGGTTTTCGCGGATATCGGGAGCAAACACCGCCTGAAGAGAAGTTATATCACCATCGAGTCGGTTAACGTAGTAGCTGGTGAATAACGTGGAGCAGGTAGATCCTCGCGAGATACAGACCCTCCAGATGTACTTGAACGAGTACGGGCAGCAGATAGAGATCCTGACGCAACAGCTCGGGATGATCGAGCAGCAGCGCCTTGAATCTGCTGCCGCAATCGAGTCCATCAGGGCTATCCAGGAGAATGAGGACGGGGTCGTCCTTCTTCCCATCGGGGGCGGCGCTCTCCTCAGGGTGAAGGTGCTCGATCGCGGACATGTTCTGGTGAACCTCGGGGCCGACGTCTCTGTCGAACGGGCCAGCGCCGATGCGGTGGAGTATCTCGAGGATCGGATAACAGAACTTGAAGCGCTGGGCAAGAAGGTCGCAGGCTCCATCGAGCAGTTGCAGGGACAGGCAACGCAGATCTCGCGGCGCCTCGAAGCTGCCTACCAGGTGGCCCGACAGGCCCAGGCAGGCCAGAGCGGATCCTGATGTTTGATTCCTTAAAGAAAAAACTTCAGAATATAAGGACTAAATTCACCTCGAATATCGAGGAGGCTGCCGGAGCCGAACCGGCTCCACCGGCAGCGGAGCAACTGCCGGAGCCGGAACCCTCTTTAGTCCCGGCCCCTCCAGAGGAGGAAACGGCCCGGGAGGGGCGGGATGAGCCTACGTTCCTCAACAAGCTGAGAGTTCTTGTCCGGGACCGTGAGGTCCTCCTTGA is a genomic window of Methanoculleus bourgensis MS2 containing:
- a CDS encoding STAS domain-containing protein; translation: MANACGISAHTGESGAVISVTGRIDASSAGLLDTELSRLIDGGERAIIVEMGGLEYISSSGLRVLLAAKKNLKRSGGDLSIAALTPFVREVFEISGFLRIFSVYESVEEATERKRLTG
- a CDS encoding thioredoxin family protein, with protein sequence MTVKVISFFQEGCMGCEEQAPVLQEVEKDLGIEIEVIDAVKNPQYIKEYKLRVTPTTLVIEGDEVRERMEGFVHREDLEAAIRRHLPG
- a CDS encoding HVO_0476 family zinc finger protein, which produces MITIVCPACKEECEHQVLREAAELVVQCSECGRVHRVPKPPEPRILTVKAIVSRETESEVCSVEMLEDEVVTLGDHIVAECGDEAIGVEVTGIEAGEKRVRRAEATEVTTLWTRGIEQVVVRASVHSGRTTIPLYQSAEGEDEFVVGETYTFGGRRIRISHIKLRDGPVIRKEGWKTVARRIKRIYGYLEGRPRRW
- a CDS encoding DUF371 domain-containing protein, which encodes MKARDTVRARGHPLVQGTHPTTFEVTRDETLTLSGDCIIGIAADKGAADLDPNLRALLCDDRAVLTTRLVAGGQTVVVRSQGSAAFTLDHPADLVWRRSDFVSDRTVGIRSDHVAAALPREFIEALRRGEELVVELEAEIPEGT
- the xseB gene encoding exodeoxyribonuclease VII small subunit encodes the protein MTKTFEEMLEELRGIVRRLEDGDGSLEESIAMYERGALLVKQCEDLLGEAEMKLTELGRD
- the xseA gene encoding exodeoxyribonuclease VII large subunit, which gives rise to MRGPSGSPDLFGTPILGVSEVSGLICDLLDDMRLHQIWVRGEMTNYKDHASGHRYFSLSEQNGRSSALINCVMWRTYASGLEFTPKNGMDVLAWGTVEVYEPHGRYQLIVREMLPAGRGERHLMVERWKRELDAEGLFSPERRRPLPAFPHRVGVVTSPTGAALKDILSVISRRYPAAEVVLSPTAVQGEGAHTEITEAIQRVDGLVDVIIVGRGGGSFEDLFPFNHPDVVRAVARCRTPVISAVGHEVDTALCDFAADLRAPTPSAAAERAVPDRREVLRDLAGYEERMGALLSHRIDAAGREVEDLRARMHPRRLTRRIHERMQRLAEHEELLRRAALSRVQRERSALAEVRASLAGKNPLAILKRGYCIAESGGRIVKSAGDLSPGEHVVLRMKDGRCRAVVEDITHDKDV
- a CDS encoding sugar phosphate isomerase/epimerase family protein; its protein translation is MGRIAVSTMFFHEYPCDYIFDYVAEAGLDSLEFWVETPHFWLRGLPEDDLVRCIADHPELSPITVHAPSLDLNPCSINPKVAGISVDYAIEAVRMADRVGADVITVHPGRRTAKRHPSAYDFRRFEEYIDRLREAAGQTRVRVAIENLEPRVNALLSMADDAAEVLEQEPWLWFTLDMGHAMMTSCDEVIRFIDLCIDRMANIHVSAIGGNGRPHHPIHDDPSATRVLAELADRGYDGYLTLELEDMVFPGSLSSEEKIVLLMRELEALDAIFS
- a CDS encoding hemolysin family protein, coding for MVIIDLVTVEIILFFICLLLSGFFSSSEVALISITRAKVHALLNQGRKGAEALDILKRSTDTVLITILIGNNIVNIAAASLATAIAIGIYGDVGIGIATGVTVILMLIFGEIGPKMYASRHTEELALRVALPILYLSKVIYPVLWVSDHIKQQFAFRPEVTEPVVTEEEIKEWIDVGEEEGTIEEQEREMLYSVLRFGDTTVREVMTPRVDVVMIEDTSTLENALSIFNETGFSRIPVYHEQIDNVVGLLNIKDIFAAAFRQQMDVTIKDLMYEPCFVPESKKIDELLKELQVMKQHMAVVLDEYGSFAGIVTVEDMLEELVGEIMDEFDEEEPEVQKIGEGVYLVDAQAWVGHLNEDLNLSLPETDSYETIGGLVIDRLGHIPRRGEVARIDESNIKLVVTQMQGRRIVKVKLVITPPVVPEESG
- the purN gene encoding phosphoribosylglycinamide formyltransferase produces the protein MDPEIPVCRKRIAVLASGRGSNFQAVIDAIAAGDIPAVCVGLVTDNPGAYAIERARAAGIPVTVVEYARFPSKAAYEEALLAAMRNCRADLFVLAGYMRILGSAIVHEFSGRMMNIHPALLPAFAGLHAQRQAIEYGVKVAGCTVHLVDEGMDTGPIVVQRCVPILPGDDESMLADRILIEEHEALPLAVKLFCEERLEVTGRRVRIR
- a CDS encoding ribonuclease P protein component 4, with amino-acid sequence MADTTRKTGSRRLARERIEILFARAAEFYPENPVWSNRCVELARKIGMRHRIRIDRHLRRQFCRRCNAYLVPGSNARVRIHRGYVIVTCLACGHRSRYPVGRPRS
- a CDS encoding YhbY family RNA-binding protein, whose product is MRKESFQDLKPTIWIGKRGATSVMIDEIRRQLKSRKIVKVRWLRNTEVDPESIAASAGADLLEVRGRTLVLAERRSRSPGRDSRNI
- a CDS encoding 30S ribosomal protein S19e; the encoded protein is MTTVYDIPADILIRQVAEELKKNPQIQPPDWAAFAKTGVHKEMPPENDDWWYVRAASVFRRVYIDGPVGTQKMRSIYGGKRNRGSAPGQFRRGSGSIIRKVLQQLEAAGYVSHTSEGRTVTAAGRSFLDNVAHGLKAEAAGTAPGLAKY
- a CDS encoding DNA-binding protein; this encodes MVDDELAEIRRRRMEQLQRQAMDQQAVEEEALRQQQIESQIRLALMEILEPEARERLNTIKLTRPEFAKAVEQQLVMLAQGGRIRQRITDDQLKSLLVQLTPSKKEFRITRK
- a CDS encoding alpha hydrolase, translated to MEAGVLFSGGKDSALAAILLARDYGVELNTCVFDPNRKVPAVQAAAAALNLPLRIRVLGNDLLEEAVDLLLSCGYPNDAISMIHRAAVETLAAEYAVVGDGTRRDDRVPRLERSEVQHLETTTGCSYVRPLLGYGKPEVERLAGRLLVVQYGETGSIGNGDYEQEIRGAICARGIDPASFFPPNHLQSLVVGRKET
- a CDS encoding 50S ribosomal protein L39e, which encodes MSKVVKGRKIRLAKACEQNRRVPAWVMIRTKRAVASHPKRRNWRRSTLKV
- a CDS encoding 50S ribosomal protein L31e, translating into MAEALKEHIYIIPLREVKRAPRWKRGNTAIKDIRAFLERHMKSEDVKLDRSINEKVWENGSGKPPRKIRVRAMKFEDGQVQAELAEE
- a CDS encoding translation initiation factor IF-6, whose amino-acid sequence is MTGTIDLSGDPNIGVYARVFEDVAIVYPGAPREFTDALAEELDVEIVVTSIQGSAIIGSLVAGNSQGLVVSGLAAADEVAALEEYRDVLLFEGSMNAAGNVILANDYVAAVHPDMEIDVAEEIGSFLSVPVVRLSLGGIKTVGMAGYATNRGILVHPRANETEVATLERVVDLPIGLGSVNMGSGLVGTGVLANSKGYIAGSFTSGFELGRIEEVFGFLE